The DNA region AATAATATACGATATAAAATGCCATATCCAAACCCTTTTAATTTTGATGAAAGTTTTCAAGGCGGATATGGAATGTATGTATCTCGTTTTTTTCAATTTAAAGATTATATATATTTAATTGGACTAATAGAAACTTTTTATGAACAGAATCCTTCAGGAACAAGACCTGTTGAGGCGGGCTCATTTACTATAAGCAAAGATTATTATTATAGAATACATAAAAGCAAAGATACTTCAGTGGGGGCTAATTGGGAGAAAATAGATAGTACTCCTTGGGGTGCTAGAAGCATGAAATTTGTTATTGGCGATTTTGATGTTAAAATTGATAAAGATAAAATATATTTTTCAAAAGGATATAGAGAATATTATGAATATAACTCTTCTGATAATAAATGGGCTGTAAAATATGAAAGCTTTAAGTATGACAATAGAATATGGTCAAGTACGGATGGAGTAAATTGGAATTTAGAGTATGATGAATATGCTTTTTATAAAGCTACTAATGTTGATGATAGTGATTTTAAAGGATTAGACAGATATTTACAAAACAGAATAAAAACTCCAGAAGAGCCTAATTGGGTAAAAGCGGATAACGGCATATATTATAAATCAGACAACACATATTCATCTCAGGAGCTTAACGGAAAAATATATTATTATCCTACAGTACCTTATGCAGAAATAGATGCTGCATATAATAGAGGTGAAGAATATTTTACTGTTTCAGAACAACATTTAAAAGGTGCGGGTAAGAACCAATTTTTTGCTGCAAAAGAAAAACCTAATGAAGCTGACAGCTGGAAACTCATTACTCCAATAGATTATACAGATGATTTAATGGTATGGCAGAGCGGAGGTGAAAAAGTATTGCTTAATATTAATAATAAAGTAATACAGTTTATAGACTATTATCAAATAGAGCTTATGCTTAAAAGCCCTCCTATTGAATCATATACTGCTTTGCTTAATTATTTTAGAGATTGTGAAAAGAAGTATAGAGAAGGTTTTTATGACCCTGTGCTTGGTTATTTTGTTACTAGTATACATGAAGCTATGTATTATGGTGCTAAGGCTGATATGACAGAAGCTTTTATGAAGAATTATAAAGAGTATATTATGCCTGATGAGTCTCTTACGCATTATACTGTGGAGTTTAAATATTAATTTCTTCTAAATCATTTTTACAAGTTAAAATATGTTTTGTTTTTATATAGAAAATTATATTAAGGATAAAAAATGAAAGCAATTTTTTTAACAGTATTATGTACTTTATTTATTTTTGTTTCATGCGGTAATTCAAATAATGCCAAACAAGAAACAGTAACTGATAACAATACAGCAGAAATCACACCATTACAACTCAGCGAAAATGAAAAAGCTAATAATTATGATGTTGTATATTTGGTTTCTGATACAGGTGAATATATTAACTCTGAGATAGCACAAAATGAAAATGGCAATTTTGGAGTTGTATATTACAGAGATATCAATCAAAACTTAAACACATTTAATGTTACAAAAGCAGGCGAGCTTGATGAAGGAAATATTTCAGCTGTTTCTTATGACAATAAAACATTAGAAGGAAATTTTCCAAGTATAGCATATCCTTTTGTTGCAAAAATAGATGGTAAAGAAATGACTTTCAAATCAGCAAAAACTCCTGTAACAGGTGCTAAAATAATAGAATATACTTATTCAAATGTTTCTCCAAAAGCTGATGACCCAAGAGTATTTCAATTCAAAACGGCAATATTTGCTCTAAACAATGACAGTAAATCTGCAAGTATAGATAAAATTAATTTAGACATAAACAAAGATTTTGGCATTACTGATGTAAGCACTTTTAATGACCCAACAAAATTATTGACAGCTCAAAGTATTATAAGCAATAAAATGGCTCCAGTATATGATGAATGGGTAAAATCTGATTATATATCACATATAGAAAATTATTCTTCACAATTTGGAATAGATTATTTAAGTGAAAAAGTTGTATCTATTAATAAATTAGTTTATGAATATACAGGCGGAGCACATGGAAATTATGCTACAATAAACAGTGTATATTTATTAGAAAATGGAAATCAGCTAAAAATAGAAGATTTAATAACAGATTTAAACAATACTGACTTGCTTAATTTAGTAAAAGATAAACTTGTAAAAATAGAAGGCAGAGATGCTAATTCTTATTTTGATTTAAATGAACTTACATTAGAAAATAACAATTTCTATTTAACATCAAAAGGCTTAGTATTTACTTGGGGAATATATGAAATAGGACCTTATGCAATAGGTGAAACAAGAGTATTAATACCAACA from Brachyspira pilosicoli includes:
- a CDS encoding RsiV family protein; the protein is MKAIFLTVLCTLFIFVSCGNSNNAKQETVTDNNTAEITPLQLSENEKANNYDVVYLVSDTGEYINSEIAQNENGNFGVVYYRDINQNLNTFNVTKAGELDEGNISAVSYDNKTLEGNFPSIAYPFVAKIDGKEMTFKSAKTPVTGAKIIEYTYSNVSPKADDPRVFQFKTAIFALNNDSKSASIDKINLDINKDFGITDVSTFNDPTKLLTAQSIISNKMAPVYDEWVKSDYISHIENYSSQFGIDYLSEKVVSINKLVYEYTGGAHGNYATINSVYLLENGNQLKIEDLITDLNNTDLLNLVKDKLVKIEGRDANSYFDLNELTLENNNFYLTSKGLVFTWGIYEIGPYAIGETRVLIPTEEIKPYLKDEYKTIFE